In Pseudomonas sp. GCEP-101, one DNA window encodes the following:
- a CDS encoding acyloxyacyl hydrolase, producing the protein MKKLLSLAAVAALTLGHLVSAQAASLTGAVGVTGQNTMTYRLGLGFDWDKSWWESSTGRLTGYWDAGYTYWEGGDEASGRHSLSFSPVFVYEFSGATVKPFVEAGIGVAVFSGSRVGDQNLGGAFNFEDRIGAGLRFGEGQALGVRATHYSNAGISQPNDGIESYSLYYTHPL; encoded by the coding sequence ATGAAGAAACTACTCTCGCTGGCCGCCGTGGCAGCCTTGACCCTTGGACATCTGGTCTCCGCACAGGCCGCAAGCCTGACTGGCGCCGTGGGCGTTACCGGGCAGAACACCATGACCTACCGCCTGGGCCTGGGTTTCGACTGGGACAAGAGCTGGTGGGAAAGCTCCACCGGCCGCCTGACCGGCTACTGGGACGCCGGCTACACCTACTGGGAAGGGGGCGATGAGGCCAGCGGCCGGCACTCGCTGTCTTTCAGCCCGGTGTTCGTCTACGAGTTCTCCGGCGCGACGGTCAAACCCTTCGTCGAGGCCGGCATCGGCGTGGCCGTGTTCAGCGGCTCTCGCGTGGGCGACCAGAACCTGGGCGGCGCCTTCAACTTCGAGGATCGCATCGGCGCCGGCCTGCGCTTCGGTGAAGGCCAGGCCCTGGGCGTGCGTGCCACGCACTATTCCAATGCCGGCATCAGCCAGCCGAACGACGGCATCGAATCCTACAGCCTGTATTACACGCATCCGCTGTAA
- the murI gene encoding glutamate racemase, producing MADAAPIGVFDSGVGGLSVLHEIRARLPHESLIYLADCGHVPYGEKTPEYIRARCRAIAEFLLARGAKALVLACNTATAAAAADLREQYPQVPIVAMEPAVKPAAEATRSGVVGVLATTGTLKSARFAALLDRFASDVRVITQPCPGLVERIEQGDLNGPQTRELLQGYVEPLLAEGCDTLILGCTHYPFLRPLLRELVPADVSLIDTGAAVARQLERLLQARGLLAQGDAKKTELWTSGAVEGLERVLPVLWGADDTVSFFPG from the coding sequence ATGGCTGATGCCGCACCGATCGGGGTGTTCGACTCCGGTGTGGGCGGCCTCAGCGTCCTCCACGAAATCCGCGCGCGGCTTCCCCACGAATCCCTGATCTACCTCGCCGATTGCGGCCACGTGCCCTACGGTGAGAAGACCCCCGAGTACATCCGCGCGCGCTGCCGCGCCATCGCCGAGTTCCTCCTGGCCCGTGGCGCCAAGGCGCTGGTGCTGGCCTGCAACACGGCCACCGCGGCGGCGGCGGCGGATTTGCGCGAGCAGTATCCGCAGGTGCCCATCGTCGCCATGGAGCCAGCGGTGAAGCCAGCCGCCGAGGCCACCCGCAGCGGCGTGGTCGGTGTGCTCGCCACCACCGGCACCTTGAAAAGCGCGCGTTTTGCCGCGTTGCTGGATCGGTTCGCCAGCGACGTGCGGGTCATCACCCAGCCGTGCCCGGGGCTGGTGGAGCGCATCGAACAGGGCGATCTGAACGGCCCGCAGACCCGCGAGCTGCTGCAGGGTTATGTCGAGCCGCTGCTGGCTGAAGGGTGCGACACACTCATCCTGGGCTGCACCCATTACCCGTTCCTGCGCCCGCTGCTGCGGGAACTGGTGCCTGCGGACGTGTCGCTGATCGATACCGGCGCCGCCGTCGCCCGCCAACTGGAGCGCCTGTTACAGGCGCGGGGGCTGCTGGCGCAAGGGGACGCAAAAAAAACTGAGCTATGGACCAGCGGCGCAGTCGAAGGTCTTGAACGGGTACTGCCGGTGCTTTGGGGCGCGGACGATACCGTCAGTTTCTTCCCTGGCTGA
- a CDS encoding molybdopterin-synthase adenylyltransferase MoeB, with protein sequence MLSDNELLRYSRQILLPQIDVEGQLRLKDSRVLIVGLGGLGAPVALYLAAAGVGELHLADFDTVDLTNLQRQIIHGTDSVGTGKVDSAIARLAALNPEVKLVAHRQALDADSLGAAVAGVDLVLDCCDNFGTREAVNAACVAAKKPLVSGAAIRLEGQLSVFDPRRAESPCYHCLYGHGSEAELTCSEAGVVGPLVGLVGSLQALEALKLLAGFGEPLVGRLLLIDALGTRFRELRVKRDPQCAVCGASHG encoded by the coding sequence ATGCTGAGCGACAACGAACTGCTGCGTTACAGCCGGCAGATCCTCCTGCCGCAGATCGACGTGGAGGGCCAGCTGCGCCTGAAGGACAGCCGCGTGCTGATCGTCGGTCTCGGCGGCCTTGGCGCGCCGGTGGCGCTGTACCTGGCCGCGGCCGGGGTCGGCGAGTTGCACCTGGCGGACTTCGACACGGTGGACCTGACCAACCTGCAACGGCAGATCATCCACGGCACCGACAGCGTCGGCACGGGCAAGGTGGATTCCGCCATCGCCCGCCTGGCCGCGCTGAACCCGGAGGTGAAGCTGGTCGCCCACCGCCAGGCGCTGGACGCCGACTCCCTCGGCGCCGCCGTGGCGGGCGTTGACCTGGTGCTGGATTGCTGCGACAACTTCGGCACCCGCGAGGCGGTGAACGCGGCCTGCGTCGCGGCGAAGAAGCCCCTGGTGAGTGGCGCGGCGATCCGCCTGGAAGGGCAGCTCTCGGTGTTCGACCCGCGCCGTGCGGAAAGCCCCTGCTACCACTGCCTCTACGGCCATGGCAGCGAAGCCGAGCTGACCTGCAGCGAGGCCGGCGTGGTCGGCCCGCTAGTGGGCCTGGTGGGCAGCCTGCAGGCGCTGGAGGCGCTGAAGTTGCTGGCCGGTTTCGGCGAGCCGCTGGTGGGCCGCCTGCTGCTGATCGACGCCCTCGGCACGCGCTTCCGTGAGCTGCGGGTCAAGCGCGATCCGCAGTGTGCCGTGTGCGGAGCCTCGCATGGCTGA
- the prfA gene encoding peptide chain release factor 1, whose translation MKASLLKKLDILSDRYEELTALLGDAEVISDQTKFRAYSREYAEVEPVILAFREFRKVQSDLEGAQALLKDSDPDLREMAEEEVEQAKTALVGLEDRLQRMLLPKDPNDGRNVFLEIRAGTGGDEAAIFSGDLFRMYSRYAEKQGWRVEIMSENEGEHGGYKEVIARVEGENVYAKLKFESGAHRVQRVPATESQGRIHTSACTVAVLPEPDEQAAIEINPADLRVDTYRSSGAGGQHVNKTDSAVRITHIPSGIVVECQEERSQHKNRAKAMAWLAAKLNDQQQAAAQQAIASTRKLLVGSGDRSERIRTYNFPQGRVTDHRINLTLYSLGEVMEGAVEQVIEPLLQEFQADQLAALGD comes from the coding sequence ATGAAAGCGTCCCTCCTGAAAAAGCTGGATATCCTCAGCGACCGCTATGAAGAGCTGACCGCTCTGTTGGGCGACGCCGAGGTGATCAGCGACCAGACCAAGTTCCGCGCCTACTCCCGCGAATACGCGGAAGTGGAGCCGGTCATCCTCGCCTTCCGCGAATTCCGCAAGGTGCAGTCCGACCTCGAAGGCGCCCAGGCGCTGCTCAAGGACAGCGACCCGGACCTGCGCGAGATGGCCGAGGAGGAGGTCGAGCAGGCCAAGACCGCGCTGGTCGGCCTGGAGGATCGCCTGCAGCGCATGCTGCTGCCCAAGGACCCCAACGACGGCCGCAACGTCTTTCTGGAAATCCGCGCGGGCACCGGCGGCGACGAGGCCGCGATCTTCTCCGGCGACCTGTTCCGCATGTATTCGCGCTACGCCGAGAAGCAGGGCTGGCGCGTCGAGATCATGTCCGAGAACGAAGGCGAGCACGGCGGCTATAAAGAGGTGATCGCCCGCGTCGAGGGCGAGAACGTCTACGCCAAGCTCAAGTTCGAGTCCGGCGCGCACCGCGTGCAGCGCGTGCCGGCCACCGAGTCCCAGGGCCGCATCCACACCTCCGCGTGCACCGTGGCGGTGTTGCCCGAGCCGGACGAACAGGCGGCCATCGAGATCAACCCGGCCGACCTGCGCGTGGACACCTACCGCTCCTCCGGCGCCGGCGGCCAGCACGTGAACAAGACCGACTCGGCCGTGCGCATCACCCACATCCCGTCGGGCATCGTGGTGGAGTGCCAGGAAGAGCGCTCGCAGCACAAGAACCGCGCCAAGGCCATGGCCTGGCTGGCGGCCAAGCTCAACGACCAGCAGCAGGCCGCCGCCCAGCAGGCGATCGCCAGCACGCGCAAGCTGCTGGTCGGCTCGGGCGACCGCTCCGAGCGCATCCGCACCTACAATTTCCCCCAGGGCCGGGTGACCGACCACCGCATCAACCTCACCCTGTATTCCCTGGGTGAAGTGATGGAAGGCGCGGTGGAGCAGGTCATCGAGCCGCTCCTGCAGGAATTCCAGGCCGACCAGTTGGCCGCACTGGGCGATTGA
- the prmC gene encoding peptide chain release factor N(5)-glutamine methyltransferase, whose amino-acid sequence MATIMTLLNEAQLPDSPSARLDAELLLAAALGKHRSFLRTWPERVVSREAHDLYDRYLARRVAGEPVAYILGRQGFWSLDLEVAPHTLIPRPDTELLVETALALLPASPARVLDLGTGTGAIALALACERLSWQVRGVDRIPEAVALAERNRERLRLGNVAFQASHWFSALGGERFSLIVSNPPYIPSTDPHLRQGDVRFEPSSALVSGQDGLDDIRLIIEQAPSHLENGGWLMLEHGFDQPDAVRDLLLTRGFSAVESRRDLGGHERISLGRWTC is encoded by the coding sequence ATGGCAACCATCATGACCCTGCTCAACGAGGCGCAACTGCCGGACTCGCCCAGCGCGCGCCTGGATGCCGAGCTGTTGCTCGCCGCCGCCCTGGGCAAACACCGCAGCTTCCTGCGTACCTGGCCCGAGCGCGTGGTCAGCCGCGAGGCCCACGACCTCTACGACCGCTACCTGGCCCGCCGCGTGGCCGGCGAGCCGGTGGCCTACATCCTCGGCCGCCAGGGCTTCTGGAGCCTGGACCTGGAAGTCGCCCCGCACACCCTGATCCCGCGCCCGGACACCGAACTGCTGGTGGAAACCGCCCTGGCGCTGCTGCCCGCGTCGCCCGCCCGCGTGCTCGACCTCGGCACCGGCACCGGCGCCATCGCCCTTGCCCTGGCGTGCGAACGCCTGAGCTGGCAGGTGCGGGGTGTCGATCGCATCCCCGAGGCCGTGGCCCTGGCCGAGCGCAACCGCGAACGCCTGCGTCTGGGCAACGTGGCCTTCCAGGCCAGCCACTGGTTCTCCGCGCTCGGCGGCGAGCGCTTCTCGCTGATCGTCAGCAACCCGCCGTACATTCCCAGCACCGACCCGCACCTCAGGCAAGGCGATGTGCGCTTCGAACCCTCGAGCGCGCTGGTCTCCGGGCAGGACGGGCTGGACGACATCCGCCTGATCATCGAGCAGGCGCCCAGCCATCTCGAAAACGGCGGCTGGCTGATGCTCGAACACGGTTTCGACCAGCCTGACGCCGTGCGCGACCTGCTGCTCACCCGTGGTTTCAGCGCCGTGGAAAGCCGCCGTGACCTGGGCGGCCACGAGCGCATCAGCCTGGGGCGCTGGACATGCTGA